A part of Gracilimonas sediminicola genomic DNA contains:
- the ligA gene encoding NAD-dependent DNA ligase LigA: protein MTKKEARERVNELRDLLDQANKAYYQDAQPFMSDKKFDETLKELEQLEKEFELHDPESPTQRVGGEVSSVFETVQHPVPLLSLDNTYNEEELNDFDGRVKKILGHEDYEYMVELKFDGASLRLRYENGELVLGATRGDGQQGDDITNNVKTIRDIPLTLQGDYPRVVEVRGEAYMEREAFARMNQHREEQGLAVFANPRNSTAGSLKMQDPKAVSQRPIRFFAFDLLLDEEDDSLTQFRKAELLAEFGLPVSEYYEVFSSIDEVHSIIKEWDDLRHKLPYETDGVVIKVNQSHLREELGTTSKFPRWAIAYKFEAEQATTTINDITLQVGRLGTITPVAELEAVELAGTTVKRASLHNEDEIQRKDIRIGDTVVVEKAGEIIPQVISVVNPDREDRSEPFKFPKTCPACDSELIKYEDEVAWRCVNPTCPPQVRIRIEHFASRDAMDIEGLGESVVDQLVSEGLIKTYADLYDLQKEQIVELDRMAEKSAQNLIDAIEKSKEQPFERVIYALGIRFVGKTVAKDLAKAFKTMEKLQSLSEEELTDVDSIGPRIAESVVDFFSNEKNRAIVQHLGEKGLQFEQEEEELASNIFEGKKFVLTGSLPTYTRKEATDLIEKHGGKTASSVSGNTDYVLAGESAGSKLDKANQLGVPVLDEAKFRGLIGE from the coding sequence ATGACTAAGAAAGAAGCCCGGGAACGCGTAAACGAACTTCGTGATCTTCTTGACCAGGCCAACAAAGCCTATTACCAGGATGCTCAGCCTTTTATGAGCGACAAAAAGTTTGATGAAACACTCAAAGAACTCGAACAGCTGGAAAAGGAATTTGAGCTTCACGATCCGGAATCTCCAACACAAAGGGTCGGGGGTGAAGTTTCTTCCGTTTTTGAAACTGTTCAGCATCCGGTCCCACTCCTCAGCTTAGACAATACCTACAACGAGGAAGAACTGAATGATTTTGACGGACGGGTTAAGAAAATACTCGGCCATGAAGATTATGAATATATGGTGGAGCTTAAATTTGATGGCGCCTCACTCCGGCTTCGATACGAAAATGGTGAATTAGTCCTGGGTGCCACCCGCGGTGACGGTCAGCAGGGGGATGACATCACCAACAACGTGAAAACTATTCGCGATATCCCTCTTACTTTACAGGGAGATTATCCACGGGTTGTTGAAGTTCGTGGAGAAGCCTACATGGAGCGCGAAGCTTTCGCACGAATGAATCAACACCGGGAAGAACAAGGACTCGCTGTTTTTGCAAATCCCAGAAATTCCACCGCCGGATCTTTGAAAATGCAGGATCCGAAAGCCGTCTCACAGCGTCCCATCCGCTTTTTTGCTTTTGATTTGCTGCTGGATGAAGAAGACGATTCCTTAACTCAGTTCCGTAAAGCTGAACTTTTAGCAGAATTTGGGCTACCTGTTTCGGAATATTATGAAGTCTTTTCATCTATCGATGAAGTTCATAGCATCATCAAAGAGTGGGATGATTTGCGCCACAAGCTTCCTTATGAGACAGACGGTGTGGTAATAAAGGTAAATCAAAGCCATTTGCGGGAAGAACTGGGAACGACTTCTAAATTCCCTCGCTGGGCCATCGCCTACAAATTTGAAGCCGAGCAAGCCACCACTACTATTAACGACATTACCCTGCAGGTAGGCCGGTTGGGAACAATCACACCGGTTGCTGAGCTGGAAGCTGTTGAACTGGCCGGCACTACTGTGAAACGAGCTTCTCTGCATAATGAAGATGAAATTCAGCGAAAAGACATTCGTATCGGTGATACCGTTGTGGTTGAAAAAGCCGGGGAAATTATCCCACAGGTAATAAGTGTAGTCAATCCGGATCGTGAGGATCGAAGTGAGCCGTTCAAGTTTCCGAAAACCTGTCCTGCTTGCGACTCTGAGCTCATCAAATACGAAGATGAAGTTGCCTGGCGTTGTGTGAACCCTACTTGTCCGCCACAGGTTCGCATCCGCATCGAGCATTTTGCTTCCCGGGATGCCATGGATATTGAAGGATTGGGCGAATCTGTTGTTGATCAGCTGGTTTCTGAAGGACTGATCAAAACCTATGCTGACTTATATGACTTGCAGAAAGAGCAGATTGTGGAACTGGATCGTATGGCTGAAAAGAGTGCGCAGAACCTGATAGACGCCATCGAAAAAAGTAAGGAACAACCCTTTGAGCGGGTTATTTACGCGCTGGGTATTCGCTTTGTCGGCAAAACAGTGGCTAAAGATTTAGCCAAAGCATTTAAAACCATGGAGAAGCTGCAGTCACTTAGTGAAGAAGAACTGACCGATGTAGATTCTATTGGACCCAGAATAGCCGAGTCGGTGGTTGACTTCTTCAGCAATGAAAAGAACCGGGCGATTGTACAACATTTGGGCGAGAAAGGCCTTCAGTTTGAACAGGAAGAAGAAGAGCTGGCCTCCAACATATTTGAGGGCAAAAAGTTTGTTCTTACCGGTTCACTCCCAACCTATACAAGAAAAGAAGCCACTGATCTCATTGAAAAGCACGGCGGTAAAACAGCCTCTTCGGTCAGCGGAAACACAGACTATGTATTAGCCGGGGAATCAGCCGGAAGCAAACTTGATAAAGCTAATCAACTCGGAGTCCCTGTTTTAGATGAAGCCAAATTCCGGGGATTAATCGGTGAGTGA
- a CDS encoding alanine dehydrogenase, giving the protein MDIKPLDTEQIGLKTLEKHLMRSKSEVSLKIGLPKEISFDERRVSLTPGGVSILKANGHEIFIEKGAGEDANFPDREYADAGAEIAYSPEDVFKKSDLILKIAPLTKDEFELLQPGQALISALHMGSQTEDYLKALTEKSITGIGYEFIRGEDKEFPIVRMMHEITGSMSVQIAAHYLESMSGGQGIMLGGISGVPPATVVILGAGITGEYAARTALGYGAQVFVMDTDLTALRRLENALDRRIITAVANHQYLSTALKFADIIIGAAMAEGERSPCWVTDEMVAGMKAGSVIVDTVIDQGGCVATSRPTTHSNPVYSEHDVIHHCVPNIPANVPRTATYALNNVLVPYILAIGNAGGVKECLWENVALRNGTYSYKKHITKKTLAKMFDMPYREIEMLIASQI; this is encoded by the coding sequence ATGGACATTAAACCTTTGGATACGGAACAGATTGGTCTGAAGACGCTTGAGAAACATCTCATGCGTTCCAAAAGTGAAGTTTCCCTGAAAATTGGTTTACCGAAAGAGATCTCTTTTGACGAACGACGCGTTTCGCTGACTCCCGGTGGTGTTTCCATCCTGAAGGCAAACGGACACGAGATTTTCATCGAAAAGGGAGCCGGAGAGGATGCCAACTTCCCCGATCGCGAGTATGCCGATGCGGGTGCCGAAATCGCCTATTCCCCCGAAGATGTTTTTAAAAAATCGGATTTAATTCTCAAAATAGCACCGCTCACTAAAGATGAGTTCGAGCTTTTGCAACCGGGACAAGCTTTGATTTCAGCTCTCCACATGGGCAGCCAAACCGAAGATTACCTGAAAGCTCTTACCGAAAAGTCCATAACCGGGATTGGCTATGAGTTTATCCGGGGGGAAGACAAGGAATTTCCCATCGTGCGTATGATGCATGAAATTACAGGGTCAATGTCGGTACAAATTGCAGCTCACTACCTCGAGAGCATGAGCGGCGGACAAGGTATTATGTTGGGCGGAATTTCCGGGGTCCCGCCTGCCACCGTGGTTATTTTGGGAGCCGGCATTACCGGCGAATATGCAGCCCGAACAGCTCTCGGTTATGGCGCACAGGTTTTTGTAATGGATACCGATTTAACCGCTCTGCGACGGCTTGAAAACGCCCTCGACCGGCGAATCATTACGGCTGTAGCTAATCATCAGTATTTAAGTACCGCCCTTAAATTTGCGGATATTATCATTGGCGCAGCCATGGCCGAAGGTGAGCGTTCGCCCTGCTGGGTAACCGATGAAATGGTGGCCGGAATGAAGGCCGGAAGTGTAATCGTGGATACAGTTATTGATCAGGGTGGATGTGTGGCTACCAGCCGGCCTACCACCCATTCCAATCCTGTTTATTCTGAGCATGATGTCATTCATCATTGTGTGCCCAATATTCCGGCAAATGTACCCCGAACAGCTACCTACGCCCTTAATAACGTACTGGTACCATACATTTTAGCGATTGGAAACGCCGGTGGAGTTAAGGAATGTCTGTGGGAAAATGTAGCCCTAAGAAACGGCACTTATTCCTATAAAAAGCATATCACCAAGAAAACTCTGGCCAAAATGTTTGACATGCCGTACCGGGAGATCGAAATGCTTATTGCCTCCCAAATTTGA
- the acs gene encoding acetate--CoA ligase translates to MWLNIKSFDEYKENFEESKKDRLKFWDHEAGTFYWRKRWDKTQSGSFEDANIKWFEGGKLNITENALDRHLNTIGNKTAFIFEPNHPDSFRRTITYKQLHEDVCRFSNVLESKGVEKGDRVVIYMAMTPELVIAALACARIGAVHSIVFAGFSAQSLSERINDCEAKMLITNDGLRRGDKHVPLKDISDEALESSPSIESVIVCQRTNREIDWKEGRDEWWHNLIRNASREHEAVEMDAEDPLFILYTSGSTGKPKGVVHTCGGYMVYTSYSFRQVFQVGADDIYWCTADAGWITGHSYIIYGPLFNGATGIIFEGTPTYPDAGRLWEVVEKYEVTHFYTAPTAIRALMSYDIDYVKKYDLSSLKVLGTVGEPINEEAWHWYDEHIGGGECPIVDTWWQTETGGIMISPLAGITPTKPGFATLPLPGVFPVLMDEDGNEIEGNDVSGNLCIKHPWPSIARTVYGDHDRYIQTYLSTYKGYYFTGDGCRRDDDGYYRITGRVDDVLNVSGHRLGTAEIENALDEHKKVVETAVVGYPHDIKGQGVFAFMICDEEIKDPEAFKKELNDLVTKIISPIAKPDKIQIVAGLPKTRSGKIMRRILRKIAANDLDNLGDTSTLLDPSVVEDIKKGTAY, encoded by the coding sequence ATGTGGCTTAATATAAAATCGTTCGACGAGTACAAAGAGAATTTTGAGGAAAGTAAAAAAGACCGGTTGAAATTCTGGGACCATGAGGCCGGAACGTTCTATTGGCGAAAGCGGTGGGATAAAACCCAAAGCGGAAGTTTTGAAGACGCGAATATTAAGTGGTTTGAAGGTGGTAAGCTGAATATCACTGAAAACGCCTTAGACCGTCACCTGAATACCATCGGTAATAAAACAGCATTTATATTTGAGCCGAATCACCCGGACTCCTTTCGTCGAACCATCACCTATAAACAGCTGCATGAAGATGTATGCCGATTTTCAAATGTGCTGGAGAGCAAAGGTGTTGAAAAAGGGGACCGTGTTGTTATTTATATGGCGATGACCCCGGAGCTTGTTATTGCAGCTCTTGCCTGTGCCCGTATTGGAGCCGTCCATTCTATCGTATTTGCCGGCTTTTCAGCTCAATCATTGTCAGAGCGAATCAACGATTGCGAGGCGAAGATGCTGATTACCAATGACGGACTTCGCCGTGGCGACAAGCACGTTCCATTGAAAGATATATCTGATGAAGCACTGGAAAGCAGCCCTTCTATTGAAAGCGTGATTGTATGCCAGCGCACCAACCGTGAAATTGACTGGAAAGAAGGACGGGATGAATGGTGGCATAACCTGATTCGTAATGCATCCAGAGAACATGAAGCGGTTGAGATGGATGCCGAAGACCCGTTATTCATTCTATATACTTCCGGTTCTACAGGCAAGCCAAAAGGTGTGGTACACACTTGCGGAGGCTATATGGTGTACACCAGTTATTCGTTCCGTCAGGTATTCCAGGTTGGAGCCGATGACATTTACTGGTGTACGGCCGATGCCGGTTGGATTACCGGTCACAGTTATATTATTTACGGACCGCTTTTTAACGGAGCAACGGGAATTATTTTTGAAGGAACCCCGACTTATCCGGACGCCGGTCGGCTTTGGGAGGTTGTAGAGAAATACGAGGTAACACATTTCTATACGGCACCGACCGCTATCCGTGCGCTTATGTCTTACGATATTGATTATGTGAAGAAGTACGACCTGAGTTCGTTGAAAGTGCTTGGCACGGTAGGCGAACCAATTAACGAAGAAGCCTGGCATTGGTATGATGAACATATCGGCGGTGGAGAATGCCCGATCGTAGATACCTGGTGGCAGACCGAAACGGGAGGAATCATGATTTCACCATTGGCCGGAATCACTCCAACCAAACCGGGATTTGCGACACTTCCATTGCCCGGAGTTTTCCCGGTGTTAATGGATGAAGATGGAAATGAGATTGAAGGAAATGATGTATCCGGAAATTTGTGTATCAAACACCCATGGCCATCTATAGCCCGAACGGTGTATGGAGATCATGACCGGTATATTCAAACCTATCTGAGTACCTATAAGGGCTATTACTTTACCGGCGATGGTTGTCGCAGAGATGATGACGGCTATTACCGCATTACCGGAAGGGTGGATGATGTGCTTAATGTTTCCGGCCACCGTCTGGGTACAGCTGAAATTGAAAATGCCCTTGACGAGCATAAGAAGGTAGTGGAAACGGCTGTTGTGGGTTATCCGCACGACATCAAAGGGCAGGGTGTCTTCGCCTTCATGATTTGTGATGAAGAAATCAAGGATCCGGAGGCGTTCAAAAAAGAGCTGAATGATCTGGTTACAAAAATCATCAGTCCTATCGCCAAGCCGGACAAAATCCAGATTGTTGCCGGATTACCGAAAACCCGTTCCGGTAAAATCATGCGCCGCATTCTTCGGAAGATTGCTGCCAATGATCTCGATAATCTTGGAGATACTTCAACGCTGCTGGATCCAAGTGTGGTAGAAGATATCAAGAAAGGCACGGCATATTAA